Part of the Oncorhynchus nerka isolate Pitt River linkage group LG14, Oner_Uvic_2.0, whole genome shotgun sequence genome is shown below.
aaacaggcaaagcgtcaatacagggctaagattgaatcatactacactggctccgacgctcgtcttatgtggcagggcttgcaaactattacaaactacaaagggaagcacagccgcgagctgcccagtgacatgagcctaccagacacgAGCCTACCTACCTAAATCatttctatgcttgcttcgaggcaagcaacactgaggcatgcatgagagcatcacctgttccggatgactgtgtgatcacgctttccgtagccgacgtgagtaagacctttaaacaggtcaacatacacaaggctgcggggccagacggatttccaggacgtgtgctccaggcatgtgctgaccaactggcaggtgtcttcacggacattttcaacatgtccctgattgagtatgtaacaccaacatgtttcaagcagaccaccatagtccctgtgcccaagtacacaaaggcaacctgcccaaatgactacaaacctgtagcactcacgtccgtagccatgaagtgctttgaaaggttggtaatggcccacatcaacaccagtatcccagaaaccctagacctacttcaatttgcataccgcccaaacagatccatagatgatgcaatctctattgcactccacactgccatttaccacctggacaaaaggaacacttatgtgagaattctattcattgactacagttcaacaccatagtaccctcaaagcgcatcactaagctaaggatcctgagactaaacacctacctctgcaactggatcctggacttcctgacgggccacccccaggtggtgagggtaggtagcaacacatcttccacgctgatcctcaacattggagctccccaggggtgcgtgctcagtcccctcctgtactccctgttcacccatgactgcatggccaggcacaactccaacaccatcattaagtttgcagacgacacgacagtggtaggcctgatcaccgacaactacgaaacagcctatagggaggaggtcagagacctggccgggtggtgccagaataacaacctatccctcaacgtaaccaagactaaggagatgattgtggactacaggaaaaggaggaccgagcacgtccccattctcattgacggggctgtagtggagcaggttgagagcttcaagttccttggtgtccaaatcaacaacaaactagaatggtccaaacacaccaagacagtcgtgaaaagggcacgacaaagcctattcccccccaACAGTttttactcccaagccataagactcctgaacaggtaatcaaatggctacccagactatttgcattgtgtgccccccccaacccctctttttatgctgctgctactctctgtttatcatatatgcatagtcactttaactatacattcatgtacatactacctcaattgcgCCGACCAAGCAGTGCTccagcacattggctaaccgggctatctgcattatgTCCCACCCACCAACAGctattttacgctactgctattctctgttcatcatatatgcatagtcactttaaccatatctacatgtacatactacctcaatcagcctgactaaccggtgtctgtatgtagcctcactacttctatagccttgctactgtatatagcctgttttttactgttgttttatttctttacctaccgaTTGTTCACCAAATACCTTTTtctcactattggttagagcctgtaagtaagcatttcactgtaaggttgtattcggcacatgtgacaaataacctttgatttgatttaatgatggactgtcatttctctttgctaatttgagctgttcttgccataatatgaacttgtgaacttaccaaatagggctatcttctgtttaccatccctaccttgtcataacaaaactgattggctcaaacacattaagaaggaaagaaattccacaaatgaacaaggcacacctgttatatGAAATGAattccatgaagctggttgagagaatgccaagagtgtgtgcaaagctctcattAAGACAAAgggtgaagaatctcaaatctcaaatatattttgatttgtttaacacctttttggttaatACACGATTccgtaaaaataaataaaagacactggaatgagtaggtgtgtccaaacgttgtACTGGTTCTGGTCATGCCCTCTACTTTATGAATTAACCCTGCCCTTTTCTTGGACTACAAGTCATGATGGGATAGACTCTTTCTCAATCAAACCCCATCAATCCCTGTGGTATACAATGGAAACAGCACATGTCAGCTGTGTATATTAAGGGCAGCTTGTGATGTATGGGGATGTTGGATGGAAATAGTTTTACTCACAATAGGATAGTGCCACCCCTTGGATTGACAGTGTACTGCAGTTTAATTCCCAGTCCAAAATCTTCTGTTCGCTCTCACACAACTGAAAGAATACTATAGTCGATAGAACAATATTAACCAAAGGACAAAAAAACATGAGTTATGTAATCAACATGATACCACATATATGTCCAGTACAGTATATAAGTGATGATAGAAGTAAATATCAGGTGTAAACAGTACTTGATAATGGCAGGAACTCACTGGAACTAAGTACAGGCACCTCTAATGTTATTCTGCTTGTGTTCCTCTTCGTCCTGTTGAATATAACCACAGAAGTATTGCACCTACATATAAACGctaccagcacccaaaatgagtagtGGCCcgtatttcagtccaagtcaagcacggaGTGTAAAATGAGACCTGTATGATCACAGAACACTTGTGGCTGAACCTGTGGGATGTCTGTTGTTCACCTAAAAAAAATCTACATTGACATTCAGTGCAGAAATAacaacactcacacaaacacactcaggatgcatcccaaatgacaccctattccctttttagtgcactacttttgaccagggcccattgggcaccatgcactatgtagggaatagggcgccatttgggaccTTTACTCAGTCTGCTCAGTGTACAAATCACCTCCCAAATATTGTGGGGGCTGGCTCTTTCTGTGGCTCCAGGATTAATCTTCAGTCATATATCATCAGACACTCCCTTctgagacaggcaggcagacagacagacaggcagatagccagacagacagaaacatagTCAGAAAGACAGAAACATAGTCagaaagacagatagacagagtcagacagacacaggcagacagccagacacagaggcagacaaacagaaacaggcagacagacagacacataggcagaaagacagatagacACATAGGCAGACAGACttatagacagtcagacagacagacacacacacacacagacagatacagtggcagacagacagataaacacataggcagacagacagtcatacagtatagTATGGACCTCACCACCGGGGCAACATCTTGTAGCTCAAATGGCTCCCTACATATGCCCTATGGGTCCtgtgagccctatgggccctggtcaaaagtagagcactacaaagggaatagggtgtcatttgaacACATCCACTGATCCATCACTGTAGTTCTCACTCAACATTCCCTGAAAACATCAAAGATGGCATATGTCTGTCTGAGCTCTTCCCCTGAAGTCTCTCACAAATACCAATGAATAATAAAAGAAGTTGTTATtggcagtcagccagtcagttagtcagccagtcaaccagtctgtCAGCCAATTAGTCAGCCAGTGAGACAGCgggtcagttagtcagccagtcagttagtcagtcagccagttagtcaggcagccagtcagccaattagtcagccagtcactcagccagTGAGGCAGcgggtcagttagtcagtcagccagttagtcaggcagccagtcagccagtctgtcagccagtcactcagccagTGAGGCAGCaggtcagttagtcagtcagtcagtcagtcagttagcttgCCAGGATTAGAGCCAGGTgatacagtcagccagccagtcagttagtcagccagtcagttatttagtcagtcagccagtcagtaagttagtcagtcagctagtgagccagtcagccagtcggtcagtcagccagtcaaccaataaaccagtcagtcagtcagttaactGGTCAGGACTAGAGCAAGGTGAAACAGTCAGTTAGTTATCTGGCTGGGACTAGAGCCAGGTgaaacagtcagtcaggactAGAGCAAGGTGAAACAGTCAGTTAGTTATCTGGCTGGGACTAGAGCCAGGTGAAACAGCATTTTGAAGTTTTTCACCAAAAAGGGGAAAGAGTAAAAACCTCGAAGTCAGTCTGCCACACCCCCACCTGGTTCACCGTGGCAACAGATTTCTGGGACAGAAAACTGGGTGAGGACCTTGAAGGGAGCTTTGTTTAGGAGGTCTTACCCTGTCCAATGTCCCCATGAGAGGAGGGGTGGCCATGGAAGGACCAGGTTTCACTTTACAGGAAGTTCTGGTGGTTCTCACAGCTTCCTGGGATACAGTCTCCCcgtgccccaaatggcaccctccctatgggccctggtcaaaagtagtgcactgtgtagggaatagggtgccatttgggacataacccATAATCTGCATTCTTACTTTGCAAGGGACGAGGGAGTCGGTAAGAGAATACATGAATGTAAATTCATGGAATGTTTTTCCTTGTCCTTCCATACTCTGCTTATCTTCTCTGGACAGCATTCCCATAAATAGGACTGGATATTTTCAGGTTATGGGCTTTGCTCAGGGATACACAGGAAGTAGGACTACAATTTCAATCTGTCAGCAACACTCTGCTCATTTATCCATAACTTTACATATTTATTATTCTGTTCAAATGTTCGACTAAAAGATTAAAGTCCCAattctttatatagtgcaccactattgaccatagggctctggtcaaaagtagtgcactatatagggaatagggtgctgtttggtaCAGAGAATAAGTTAAAAGGAGATAGAGGGCTCCCTCTAGTGGGGGAATATAACTATCACTACTGCCTCCTACTGGTTGTGGTCTGCTGCAAAATATACTAATGCATATAGAATTAACTTCCTAATGGATACAATAAAgtcatcaacatcaacatcatccACCATAATCATCATAGTCATCATTCATCATCATCCATCGTAGtcgtcatcaccatcatcatccatcGTAGtcgtcatcaccatcatcatccatTGTAGTCATCATCATTCATCATCATCCGTCGTACTCGTCATCCATCACCATCATTAAACCTTTCATTCATTATCATGCTCTAAATTGTAAAAACCTATCACAGATGGGATTTTATTATATTTTCATGCTTATGAATAAACAAACATATAtttaaataataaatacataaataatcaTTCAAATAAATAATAGTACTGGAAACAACTTCCACTGTATGACATGATCTCTATGACCAGTCAAACCCTGAAGCAGTTATGTCTTTCACCATCTCAACACTGACAATCTCAAGTGGTTTAGTTGTTCTTTTTGAGCCTTTGGATGTGCCATAGCTTTGTGCCCTCTACCTGCTGTTTCCATGTCCCCCAAATCCATGTCTGGGGACTATCCAGGTGCATCATTCAGCCTACATCGTCACTAGTAAGCCGATTGTCAAATCTCACAGCGCCTTCTCATAGTGTTGCCGTATGTTGATTCCTTTGTGTATTAGTTCATTGCAAGAGATCACGTCCCCTGTGACCGTTGGTGTTGAATGGAACCAACATTGTCTCCATGATGCTTTGAATACAGTAACACAGCTGGGCTTCAGCCTAATGACAATGGAGGTGAGGACTTTCCATTGAAGGAGATCTGGGGAATGCTGGCTGCTCTCTCAGATCTCTCAGCCAACTCCTAGAATAAACAATAGTACAGCAGGGTTATACGAGCTTCTCAATTAGGACTTTTTATCATTTTAGTTAGCAGACAGTCATATGCAGAGCGACTAAAGATAGGTTCgctccagtggaggctgctgaggggaggacggctcataataatgtctggaacggagcagaTGCAATGGCATCAAACACTTGGAAAACATGAGTTTGATGCATTTGATAACATTCCACTcattctgctccagtcattaccatgagcccatcctccccaagtaaggttccaccaacctcctgtggtgcatTCATATCCCTCTTcagaacagtggttcccaactccagtcctccagtacccccgtCAGGACACATGTTTCTTGTAGCCCCGGACAAACATGCccgattcaactcattgagggcctgatgattagttgacaagttgaatcaggtgctCTTGTCTGGGCTACAATAATAATGTGTAGCGTtgagggtactggaggaccggagttgagggtactggaggaccggagttgagggtactggaggaccggagTTGGCAACCACTGCTTTAGAAATACATAGTGACAGAAATGACAGGCCATTCACTCTGTCCAATTCTATATTATTATTGAGTTTTCCGTTCATGTTTTATCTGAGCTCACCTTTTCACTCATCTCATGGGAATGGTGCAGGGACAGCTCTCTCTCCAGGTACATCCTCTGCTGTTCACTGCTGGCCAGACGACAGGTGAGCCAGGTAAACAGGATGGACACTCCGATGCCCAGGCAGGCCAGCACCATGATGGCCAGGTAGAGGGACGGCAGGGCATCGGGACGCTTTGCCACCACACGCACAAACTGGAAGTTTAGTATCCCACTGATCAACCCACAGATACAGCAGGCTGAAAATAGGATCATCTGAAGAGAGAtttaaagcacattttttgcaattctacacattttgccttaGGATGGAGAGACAGTTTTGCAGTTTAAAAGTTAATTTCAtacagttctacacattttgccttaGGATGGAGAGACAGTTTTGCAGTTTAAAAGTTAATTTCAtacagttctacacattttgccttaGGATGGAGAGACAGTTTTGCAGTTTAAAAGTTAATTTCAtacagttctacacattttgccttaGGATGGAGAGACAGTTTTGCAGTTTAAAAGTTAATTTCAtacagttctacacattttgcaatgatttatgccatgttaatgatatctgagtgagagtgactaacaaaacaaTGGgtgccccctggaggtcagggccactGAGCACGTGCCCTGCATGCCTGGTTGGTATTCAGGCATTATTACTATATGTTTAGATggctggctagactaatttaccaatctaaaaatgttTCGCTGACacggctaattgagtgactgtcagtgactaacaaaacaagagcaaaactgctgatgcacaaccacatgttgaacttgcaccttgtgtattctactattgtaaagttaactgtcaacagtaagttgagatccTGACTGAGCTCTCTAGCGGCCTGGGGCCTCAAGTGACCGCTTATGTTCCTTATGCAGCTGGCCctaggcagtggtggaaaaagtacccaattgtcatacttgagtaaaaaataccttattagaaaatgactcaagtaaaagtgcgtcacccagtaaaatactacttgagtaaaagtctaaaagtatttgtttttaaatatacttaagtatcaacagtaaatgtcattttaaaaatatacttaggtatcaaaagtaaaagtataaatcgtttcaaattccttatattaggcAAGCCAGAccgcacaattttcttgtttttctttTATTTACAGAAAGTCAGGGCACACTTCAACACAGACATTACAAACTCAGcaagtgtgtttagtgagtctgccagaccagaggcagtagtgatgaccagggatgttctcttgataagtgcatgaatttgaAAATGTTTctatcctgctaagcattcaaagtgTAAAaactacttttgggtgtcagggaaaatgtatagaaGTAAACATGACATGGTTTTATTTAGGAGAGTAGTGAAATAACTGTAGTCACaaatataaatagtcaagtatacagataccccaaaaaacgactttagTAGTACCTTAAAGTATTTTAACtgaagtattttacaccactggcCCTAGGTGTGTTTCAAGCTCaagcacaagtacagtgaaatgcctttctggccagctctaaccccaacaaTGCACTGCATGcactgtacactcttagaaaaaaaactCGTAGAAAAAAAGTGTGGCTTtggctgtcctcataggagaaacattttgggttccaggtagaactctcaGTGGAAAggggttatacctggaacccttttaggttctagatagcacttgtttttctaagagtgtacccaCGTTAAATACGTCGTATTAAAATCAACTTACAATCAATCCTGACCTCTTCTTTGCACACACCATCCCACATAGTCCACAGATGAGAAACTGGGGGGAAATAAGAAGTTATACCCTCCCTCCTATTAACAATAGAGGTAATAATATTGCAAATTTGAATTATTTGACTTACACAAATTCCGCTCCATATAGGAGAGGCATCCCCCAGCTGCAGCTTGTGAACCGACCGGACTCGGATGATGCCGAACACCCCGAGGGCGATGCTGCACGCACCGAGCCCCATCTCCAGCACCGACAGTACCACCAGACTCCAGATGTTACATCCTCTGTCCGGCATCACTCATTCCTTCACAGCGGGTCATTCAAGAGGTGGTGCTGGTCACCCCCTCGAACCACCCAAAAAGCAGCGAGTATTGGTTTTTGCGCTAAAAGCATTAATCCATTAATCAAAATTACGCAGGTGGACATTTGCGCGAGGGAATGTTTTCTGTCCAGTAACCACCAAGTGATCCACCATGTAAGGGAAACTTACACGTTCCCTCTGAAAAATACTCCACTGTTAGACTGTATAAGGTATTCTAAATTATATCTTGTCATAGACTACATGGATTTATCAGGATTTGCTCTGGACTGCTCGTATGCGTGTTTGATCTACTGTAAAACAGACACGCGTCATTCTTGCCAGTTGCCACCCTCTCAAAACTTTTCTTGCCCACAGCTGCAGTGCTCGCGACTCACGTGACTTCCTTGACGTCTTATAGCGCTCATGTGTGCAGTTTATATACATGAGGGTGATTTAAGGTAACTAGCTAGTAATATTATATAACTAACGAAACCCATGAATTGCCCCTAAGGAGATAAAAAATAGTAATCTTAAATTAAACACCCAATCAATGCATAATGCATAGGCGAATGCACAATACATAATACTTGATATGTTTGATAATTGCATTTAGAAAATTAGTGTAATTTGTTTTAAGAAGAAAGTTATTGTCAATTGCATAGCTTGTATGGTCCAATGTTACAGTGAATTAATCCATTTTTGAATTTATGTTGTGcacattattacatattataaactgggtggttcaagccctgaatgctgattggctgaaagccgtggtaaatcagaccatataccatgggtatCACAAACATGTATTTATGctgttctaattatgttggtagcaatagcaataaggcaccttgggggtttgccAATattccacggctaagggctgtatccaggccctCCGCGTTGCGTCAtgtttaagaacagcccttagctgtgttatattggccatataccacaccccctcgggccttattgcttaattatatttAAACTGTAGTGTTAAAAAAATGGCATTATGAAATATATGTAGTAGAATTACTTCCTGTGTAGTATAAGACCCAGTAACATGTTGtagggctggtttcccagacacggATTAAGCCTGGACCTGGACTAAAACATTTGAATCCAAGAATAAGcataatctgtgtccaggaaaccaatCCTTAAATGTTGCATAATAATTGACAAACCGTTCCAACCTGATCCTTTACTCCAAGCCCTGGAGAACAACTCAGTCTGACATAGTAAGAGGCTGGCTATTTTTAGCACCTGCCACGATATAACATGAACACTTCCCTCTACAGAGGCAGACATTGATGTTCACACTTCTAAACCCTACAAACCTACTCTCTGAATGAGATAACACTCCATGATCAGTGTGTGCATTTAACACTACTCTCTGAATGAGATAACACTACTCTCTGAGTGAGATAACACTACTCTCTGAATGGGATAACACTACTCTCTGAGTGAGATAACACTACTCTCTGAATGGGATAACACTACTCTCTGAATGGGATATCACTACTCTCTGAATGGGATAACACTACTCTCTGAATGAGATCACACTACTCTCTGAGTGAGATAACACTACTCTCTGAATGGGATACCACTACTCTCTGAATGAGATAACACTCCATGATCAGTGTGTGCATTTAACACTACTCTCTGAATGAGATAACACTACT
Proteins encoded:
- the tmem196b gene encoding transmembrane protein 196 isoform X2 → MPDRGCNIWSLVVLSVLEMGLGACSIALGVFGIIRVRSVHKLQLGDASPIWSGICFLICGLCGMVCAKKRSGLIRPDALPSLYLAIMVLACLGIGVSILFTWLTCRLASSEQQRMYLERELSLHHSHEMSEKELAERSERAASIPQISFNGKSSPPLSLG
- the tmem196b gene encoding transmembrane protein 196 isoform X1, with translation MPDRGCNIWSLVVLSVLEMGLGACSIALGVFGIIRVRSVHKLQLGDASPIWSGICFLICGLCGMVCAKKRSGLIMILFSACCICGLISGILNFQFVRVVAKRPDALPSLYLAIMVLACLGIGVSILFTWLTCRLASSEQQRMYLERELSLHHSHEMSEKELAERSERAASIPQISFNGKSSPPLSLG